In a genomic window of Candidatus Omnitrophota bacterium:
- a CDS encoding type II secretion system F family protein: MPKFYYVARTRSGAKETGTEDALNQEEAVTKIQSKGLIIVNIIPENVEASGAPYVKNLVKVKFKPKHGRVTGEDLMLFCRQLSTLIGAGVTILMSLNIIAKQVSSKKLYEVITDLTKNMEAGLSFHEAMAVHPKIFSDLWINLVESGEASGNLAIVLSRLAAYLEKAMEFKRKVISALIYPAILTAAGIGALLFLSIKIIPTFAEIFKNFNITLPFLTQVLVGVSVFLRKFMFLLILSIAGIVFAFKKYIETKPGRKSFENFKFKLPVFGEFFLALNIERFSSEMSTLLESGVPILYSLEISERSVDNLIMADIIRKIKEDVREGKPLRESLERSNFFEPMVIQMVSIGEEIGELPQMFRRINSFYQEYCDTFLARFVAMFEPFVLVFIGSIIGVMVIGMFLPIFELSKISG; encoded by the coding sequence ATGCCTAAGTTTTATTATGTTGCCAGGACTCGTTCCGGGGCCAAAGAAACCGGTACAGAGGATGCTTTAAATCAAGAAGAAGCGGTAACCAAAATCCAATCCAAAGGATTGATCATTGTTAATATTATTCCCGAAAACGTTGAGGCATCCGGCGCTCCATATGTTAAGAATTTGGTAAAAGTCAAGTTTAAACCTAAGCACGGCAGAGTAACCGGTGAGGATCTCATGCTTTTTTGCCGGCAGTTGTCGACCTTGATTGGGGCAGGCGTTACGATACTGATGAGCTTAAATATTATTGCCAAGCAGGTGTCTAGCAAAAAGCTTTATGAGGTGATTACGGATTTAACTAAGAATATGGAAGCAGGTTTAAGTTTTCATGAAGCCATGGCCGTGCATCCAAAAATATTTTCCGATCTCTGGATCAACCTTGTAGAAAGCGGGGAGGCCAGCGGAAACTTGGCAATTGTCTTAAGCCGGCTTGCGGCATATCTGGAAAAAGCCATGGAATTTAAAAGAAAGGTCATTTCAGCGTTAATTTACCCGGCGATCTTGACTGCCGCCGGAATTGGCGCGCTTTTATTTTTATCCATTAAAATAATCCCTACTTTTGCCGAAATTTTTAAAAATTTTAACATTACTCTGCCTTTTCTCACCCAGGTATTAGTAGGAGTAAGCGTTTTTCTTAGAAAATTTATGTTTTTACTGATTCTATCAATCGCGGGAATTGTTTTTGCTTTTAAAAAATATATAGAGACTAAGCCCGGTAGAAAGAGCTTTGAAAATTTTAAATTTAAATTACCGGTTTTTGGTGAATTTTTTTTAGCTTTGAATATCGAAAGATTCTCTTCGGAAATGTCCACGCTCCTGGAATCGGGCGTCCCGATTCTTTATTCTCTGGAGATATCGGAACGCAGCGTAGACAACCTGATAATGGCGGATATAATCCGTAAGATTAAAGAGGATGTGCGGGAGGGTAAACCGCTTCGGGAGTCACTTGAGCGCAGTAATTTTTTTGAACCGATGGTCATCCAGATGGTGAGCATCGGGGAAGAAATCGGCGAGCTTCCGCAAATGTTCAGAAGGATCAATTCTTTTTATCAGGAATATTGCGATACATTCCTGGCGCGTTTTGTGGCTATGTTTGAGCCTTTTGTTTTGGTTTTTATCGGTTCCATTATTGGGGTTATGGTTATTGGGATGTTTTTGCCTATATTTGAGCTTTCAAAAATAAGCGGATAA
- a CDS encoding prepilin-type N-terminal cleavage/methylation domain-containing protein, with product MRRGFTLVELIVVIIIVGILAAVGMTQYTKVVEKGRAAEARMLLGTLRSAEIAEYTENGAYQGVAGLGVSAPTACVFTHYFSYVCDAASGTCTATRCTAGGKNPQSTIAYTKTLDVNGNFGGSAGY from the coding sequence ATGAGAAGAGGTTTTACGCTTGTGGAATTAATTGTCGTTATCATCATTGTAGGAATCTTAGCGGCTGTAGGTATGACTCAGTATACTAAAGTAGTGGAAAAAGGGCGTGCGGCCGAAGCCAGAATGCTTTTGGGTACATTAAGAAGCGCGGAAATTGCCGAATATACAGAAAATGGCGCTTATCAGGGGGTAGCCGGTTTAGGGGTTTCAGCTCCGACGGCTTGTGTATTCACGCATTATTTTTCGTATGTTTGCGACGCTGCTAGCGGGACATGTACGGCCACCAGATGTACTGCCGGCGGAAAAAATCCGCAAAGTACGATAGCTTATACTAAAACATTGGATGTTAATGGTAATTTCGGAGGTTCCGCGGGTTATTAA
- a CDS encoding prepilin-type N-terminal cleavage/methylation domain-containing protein → KKGGKMRRGFTLVELIVVIIIVGILAAVGMTQYTKVVEKGRAAEARMLLGTLRSAEIAEYTENGAYQGVAGLGVSAPTACVFTHYFSYVCDAASGTCTATRCTAGGKNPQSTIAYTKTLDVNGNFGGSAGY, encoded by the coding sequence AAAAAAAGGGGGTAAAATGAGAAGAGGTTTTACGCTTGTGGAATTAATTGTCGTTATCATCATTGTAGGAATCTTAGCGGCTGTAGGTATGACTCAGTATACTAAAGTAGTGGAAAAAGGGCGTGCGGCCGAAGCCAGAATGCTTTTGGGTACATTAAGAAGCGCGGAAATTGCCGAATATACAGAAAATGGCGCTTATCAGGGGGTAGCCGGTTTAGGGGTTTCAGCTCCGACGGCTTGTGTATTCACGCATTATTTTTCGTATGTTTGCGACGCTGCTAGCGGGACATGTACGGCCACCAGATGTACTGCCGGCGGAAAAAATCCGCAAAGTACGATAGCTTATACTAAAACATTGGATGTTAATGGTAATTTCGGAGGTTCCGCGGGTTATTAA
- a CDS encoding prepilin-type N-terminal cleavage/methylation domain-containing protein: MRRGFTLVELIVVIIIVGILAAVGMTQYTKVVEKGRA; this comes from the coding sequence ATGAGAAGAGGTTTTACGCTTGTGGAATTAATTGTCGTTATCATCATTGTAGGAATCTTAGCGGCTGTAGGTATGACTCAGTATACTAAAGTAGTGGAAAAAGGGCGTGCG